GATGGCGGTAATGACAACCTCCGCGCAGCCTCCGGCAACGACATATTCCCTTCCGCTACCAGATTCACCGCTTCTCCCCGAAACTCCTTGGTGTACCTTCCCTGCGAAATCCCTTTCATTTGAACACTTCCGTCTCTTTATTCTATCTGACTTTGGTGTCCGTTTTTTCCATCTTACTTCATGTGCTCCCTGCAGACATTGACATCTTCCATG
This genomic stretch from Dehalococcoidia bacterium harbors:
- a CDS encoding transposase; translated protein: MKGISQGRYTKEFRGEAVNLVAEGNMSLPEAARRLSLPPSTLGDWVKAYKADKLGEVGKTQRPVPEIEMELARR